A genomic segment from Epinephelus fuscoguttatus linkage group LG17, E.fuscoguttatus.final_Chr_v1 encodes:
- the mbpa gene encoding myelin basic protein isoform X3, producing the protein MATASTSGQSTFGLGRKKKTPGLMDQITKFFGGDKKKRSKGSFRGHLASSPQQSSARRRTNENAVVHFFRSFVSSPRPKSRWRDVLGLASSPRAESTKSPVRRRRDQSTLSRIFNL; encoded by the exons ATGGCTACGGCGAGCACCTCAGGGCAGAGCACCTTCGGACTCGGGAGGAAAAAGAAGACCCCTGGTCTCATGGATCAGATTACCAAGTTCTTTGGgggagacaaaaagaaaaggagcaag GGGTCGTTCCGAGGTCACCTGGCCTCCTCACCCCAGCAATCCTCCGCTCGCCGCCGGACCAATGAAAATGCTGTGGTGCATTTCTTCAGGAGCTTT GTTTCCTCTCCTCGTCCTAAATCCAGG TGGAGAGACGTCTTGGGCTTG GCCTCGTCGCCGCGTGCTGAGAGCACAAAGTCACCGGTCAGAAGACGCAGAGACCAAAGCACACTCTCCAGGATCTTCAACCTG TGA
- the mbpa gene encoding myelin basic protein isoform X2, which yields MATASTSGQSTFGLGRKKKTPGLMDQITKFFGGDKKKRSKGSFRGHLASSPQQSSARRRTNENAVVHFFRSFVSSPRPKSRASSPRAESTKSPVRRRRDQSTLSRIFNLGDTKSRPPPKRWSTIF from the exons ATGGCTACGGCGAGCACCTCAGGGCAGAGCACCTTCGGACTCGGGAGGAAAAAGAAGACCCCTGGTCTCATGGATCAGATTACCAAGTTCTTTGGgggagacaaaaagaaaaggagcaag GGGTCGTTCCGAGGTCACCTGGCCTCCTCACCCCAGCAATCCTCCGCTCGCCGCCGGACCAATGAAAATGCTGTGGTGCATTTCTTCAGGAGCTTT GTTTCCTCTCCTCGTCCTAAATCCAGG GCCTCGTCGCCGCGTGCTGAGAGCACAAAGTCACCGGTCAGAAGACGCAGAGACCAAAGCACACTCTCCAGGATCTTCAACCTG GGAGATACCAAGTCCCGTCCACCCCCTAAACGCTGGAGCACCATCTTCTAA
- the zbtb22a gene encoding zinc finger and BTB domain-containing protein 22 isoform X1 yields the protein MDPTCSASAAPAGLTVQVCFPGARAAVLDNLNHQREEGRLCDLSIQVQGQVFRAHRCVLAASSPYFHDQVLLKNVTTVSLPSVMDPVAFESVLSSAYTGQLSIVHDDIVNYVTVASFLQMWHIVDKCTEILKRPRPSAEATPGEAAVAPPGSASRQQSPSSTDCLYLEREGRRKERKPDALPPLATWRRPQQFPRWGRPRPSSAQHLADSQLDALPGYAESDYTNCEEAWVSSNAKTSHFAHDGAGHNSRYHGGFSSGEASKQKARFQQRGAPPSTDRLLDKNRESGDGDETQEKRKKEKREIEADEGVGEAAVEKKGGFTEMGHCADFHPVSNENVAVGQASGKASVEEIKEKAQRNLVGRDPSSDLPSDHACQTGVDVSGPSCPVSARLQWQAGPWSQQEQRPQEGEGGSCSKDEDEDDEEEDVDFECLTEGTFSRETYDEIEDGTGQVSQRPLVPASPDFTMAGSEVNWPSTSAGQGSSLTPTSTRHQSPSSAAFQPPSSPPTPSSSSSVSLAGAPYTGKVHFCHCGKAYTLKSMRDRHVKMQHLNLRPFGCPVCTKSFKMKHHLTKHLKTHGGLRPYECGLCGKKVIWRDSFLRHQARCERLASSSSANSNNASTAAADMDDSYSYGFEDGEAFLATGGQVKVEEVEFHGEMEDGMRGLLGSVSGIVDELRTQSQDLNTGSHVFKEEASESFSGN from the exons ATGGATCCAACCTGCAGTGCTTCTGCTGCTCCAGCTGGTTTGACTGTCCAGGTGTGTTTCCCTGGTGCCCGTGCTGCTGTTTTGGATAATCTGAATCACCAGCGGGAAGAGGGCAGACTGTGTGACCTCTCCATCCAGGTGCAAGGGCAAGTGTTCAGAGCCCACCGCTGTGTGCTTGCTGCATCCTCGCCTTACTTTCATGACCAG GTGTTACTGAAGAATGTTACAACTGTTTCCCTCCCCTCAGTTATGGACCCAGTGGCCTTTGAGAGCGTTCTGAGTTCTGCCTACACGGGCCAGCTGAGCATCGTGCATGATGACATTGTTAACTACGTCACAGTGGCCAGTTTCCTCCAGATGTGGCACATTGTGGACAAATGCACAGAGATCCTGAAGAGGCCCCGGCCCTCAGCAGAGGCCACCCCTGGAGAGGCCGCAGTAGCTCCACCTGGCTCTGCGTCTCGCCAGCAGTCCCCAAGCAGCACAGACTGCTTATATCTGGAAAGGGAAGGAAGACGGAAGGAGAGAAAGCCTGATGCCCTGCCTCCTTTAGCTACATGGAGACGCCCGCAGCAGTTTCCTAGATGGGGGCGCCCACGGCCCTCATCAGCCCAGCACTTAGCCGACTCTCAACTGGACGCTCTCCCTGGTTACGCGGAGAGTGATTACACCAACTGTGAGGAAGCATGGGTATCAAGCAATGCCAAAACTAGCCATTTTGCTCATGATGGAGCTGGCCACAATAGTCGGTACCACGGGGGGTTCTCTAGTGGTGAGGCATCAAAGCAGAAAGCCAGGTTTCAACAGCGAGGAGCACCGCCAAGCACTGATAGACTGCTCGATAAGAATAGAGAGAGCGGGGACGGTGATGAGACgcaagagaagaggaagaaggagaagagagagattGAAGCAGATGAGGGAGTTGGAGAAGCGGCGGTGGAGAAGAAGGGAGGCTTCACAGAAATGGGACACTGCG cagACTTCCATCCAGTTTCAAATGAGAATGTAGCTGTTGGACAAGCCTCGGGGAAAGCTAGTGTGGAGGAGATCAAGGAGAAAGCACAGAGAAATTTGGTGGGAAGAGATCCCTCCTCAGACCTGCCCAGTGATCACGCTTGCCAAACAGGTGTAGATGTTTCGGGTCCTTCCTGCCCAGTTTCAGCTCGGCTCCAGTGGCAGGCGGGTCCCTGGTCTCAACAAGAGCAGAGGCCACAGGAAGGAGAGGGTGGCAGCTGCAgtaaagatgaagatgaagacgaTGAGGAGGAGGACGTTGACTTTGAATGTTTAACAGAAGGCACGTTTAGCAGAGAGACATATGATGAGATTGAAGATGGCACAGGACAGGTTTCCCAGAGGCCTTTAGTGCCTGCATCTCCAGACTTCACCATGGCAGGCTCAGAGGTGAACTGGCCCTCCACCAGCGCGGGACAGGGTAGCTCTTTGACTCCCACCTCAACTCGCCATCAGTCTCCATCCTCTGCTGCATTTCAGCCACCCTCTTCACCCCCGACCCCATCTTCTTCATCCTCAGTGTCTCTTGCTGGTGCCCCCTACACTGGAAAAGTCCACTTCTGCCACTGTGGCAAAGCCTACACTCTGAAGAGTATGCGTGACCGACATGTGAAGATGCAGCACCTCAATCTGCGGCCCTTCGGCTGTCCTGTTTGCACAAAGTCCTTCAAGATGAAGCACCATCTAACCAAGCACCTTAAGACTCACGGGGGGCTGCGGCCCTATGAGTGTGGCCTGTGTGGGAAGAAAGTCATATGGAGAGACAGCTTCCTCAGGCATCAGGCTCGATGTGAGAGACTTGCCTCCAGCTCCTCAGCCAACAGCAACAACGCaagcacagctgcagcagataTGGATGACAGCTACAGCTATGGGTTTGAAGACGGGGAGGCTTTTCTTGCAACAGGAGGACAAGTAAAAGTTGAGGAGGTGGAGTTCCATGGAGAGATGGAGGATGGGATGCGTGGCCTGTTGGGCAGCGTATCTGGGATTGTGGATGAGCTAAGAACTCAGTCACAAGATTTAAACACTGGTAGTCATGTTTTTAAAGAGGAGGCAAGTGAGAGCTTTAGCGGAAATTAA
- the mbpa gene encoding myelin basic protein isoform X1, with the protein MATASTSGQSTFGLGRKKKTPGLMDQITKFFGGDKKKRSKGSFRGHLASSPQQSSARRRTNENAVVHFFRSFVSSPRPKSRWRDVLGLASSPRAESTKSPVRRRRDQSTLSRIFNLGDTKSRPPPKRWSTIF; encoded by the exons ATGGCTACGGCGAGCACCTCAGGGCAGAGCACCTTCGGACTCGGGAGGAAAAAGAAGACCCCTGGTCTCATGGATCAGATTACCAAGTTCTTTGGgggagacaaaaagaaaaggagcaag GGGTCGTTCCGAGGTCACCTGGCCTCCTCACCCCAGCAATCCTCCGCTCGCCGCCGGACCAATGAAAATGCTGTGGTGCATTTCTTCAGGAGCTTT GTTTCCTCTCCTCGTCCTAAATCCAGG TGGAGAGACGTCTTGGGCTTG GCCTCGTCGCCGCGTGCTGAGAGCACAAAGTCACCGGTCAGAAGACGCAGAGACCAAAGCACACTCTCCAGGATCTTCAACCTG GGAGATACCAAGTCCCGTCCACCCCCTAAACGCTGGAGCACCATCTTCTAA
- the zbtb22a gene encoding zinc finger and BTB domain-containing protein 22 isoform X2, whose protein sequence is MDPTCSASAAPAGLTVQVCFPGARAAVLDNLNHQREEGRLCDLSIQVQGQVFRAHRCVLAASSPYFHDQVLLKNVTTVSLPSVMDPVAFESVLSSAYTGQLSIVHDDIVNYVTVASFLQMWHIVDKCTEILKRPRPSAEATPGEAAVAPPGSASRQQSPSSTDCLYLEREGRRKERKPDALPPLATWRRPQQFPRWGRPRPSSAQHLADSQLDALPGYAESDYTNCEEAWVSSNAKTSHFAHDGAGHNSRYHGGFSSGEASKQKARFQQRGAPPSTDRLLDKNRESGDGDETQEKRKKEKREIEADEGVGEAAVEKKGGFTEMGHCDFHPVSNENVAVGQASGKASVEEIKEKAQRNLVGRDPSSDLPSDHACQTGVDVSGPSCPVSARLQWQAGPWSQQEQRPQEGEGGSCSKDEDEDDEEEDVDFECLTEGTFSRETYDEIEDGTGQVSQRPLVPASPDFTMAGSEVNWPSTSAGQGSSLTPTSTRHQSPSSAAFQPPSSPPTPSSSSSVSLAGAPYTGKVHFCHCGKAYTLKSMRDRHVKMQHLNLRPFGCPVCTKSFKMKHHLTKHLKTHGGLRPYECGLCGKKVIWRDSFLRHQARCERLASSSSANSNNASTAAADMDDSYSYGFEDGEAFLATGGQVKVEEVEFHGEMEDGMRGLLGSVSGIVDELRTQSQDLNTGSHVFKEEASESFSGN, encoded by the exons ATGGATCCAACCTGCAGTGCTTCTGCTGCTCCAGCTGGTTTGACTGTCCAGGTGTGTTTCCCTGGTGCCCGTGCTGCTGTTTTGGATAATCTGAATCACCAGCGGGAAGAGGGCAGACTGTGTGACCTCTCCATCCAGGTGCAAGGGCAAGTGTTCAGAGCCCACCGCTGTGTGCTTGCTGCATCCTCGCCTTACTTTCATGACCAG GTGTTACTGAAGAATGTTACAACTGTTTCCCTCCCCTCAGTTATGGACCCAGTGGCCTTTGAGAGCGTTCTGAGTTCTGCCTACACGGGCCAGCTGAGCATCGTGCATGATGACATTGTTAACTACGTCACAGTGGCCAGTTTCCTCCAGATGTGGCACATTGTGGACAAATGCACAGAGATCCTGAAGAGGCCCCGGCCCTCAGCAGAGGCCACCCCTGGAGAGGCCGCAGTAGCTCCACCTGGCTCTGCGTCTCGCCAGCAGTCCCCAAGCAGCACAGACTGCTTATATCTGGAAAGGGAAGGAAGACGGAAGGAGAGAAAGCCTGATGCCCTGCCTCCTTTAGCTACATGGAGACGCCCGCAGCAGTTTCCTAGATGGGGGCGCCCACGGCCCTCATCAGCCCAGCACTTAGCCGACTCTCAACTGGACGCTCTCCCTGGTTACGCGGAGAGTGATTACACCAACTGTGAGGAAGCATGGGTATCAAGCAATGCCAAAACTAGCCATTTTGCTCATGATGGAGCTGGCCACAATAGTCGGTACCACGGGGGGTTCTCTAGTGGTGAGGCATCAAAGCAGAAAGCCAGGTTTCAACAGCGAGGAGCACCGCCAAGCACTGATAGACTGCTCGATAAGAATAGAGAGAGCGGGGACGGTGATGAGACgcaagagaagaggaagaaggagaagagagagattGAAGCAGATGAGGGAGTTGGAGAAGCGGCGGTGGAGAAGAAGGGAGGCTTCACAGAAATGGGACACTGCG ACTTCCATCCAGTTTCAAATGAGAATGTAGCTGTTGGACAAGCCTCGGGGAAAGCTAGTGTGGAGGAGATCAAGGAGAAAGCACAGAGAAATTTGGTGGGAAGAGATCCCTCCTCAGACCTGCCCAGTGATCACGCTTGCCAAACAGGTGTAGATGTTTCGGGTCCTTCCTGCCCAGTTTCAGCTCGGCTCCAGTGGCAGGCGGGTCCCTGGTCTCAACAAGAGCAGAGGCCACAGGAAGGAGAGGGTGGCAGCTGCAgtaaagatgaagatgaagacgaTGAGGAGGAGGACGTTGACTTTGAATGTTTAACAGAAGGCACGTTTAGCAGAGAGACATATGATGAGATTGAAGATGGCACAGGACAGGTTTCCCAGAGGCCTTTAGTGCCTGCATCTCCAGACTTCACCATGGCAGGCTCAGAGGTGAACTGGCCCTCCACCAGCGCGGGACAGGGTAGCTCTTTGACTCCCACCTCAACTCGCCATCAGTCTCCATCCTCTGCTGCATTTCAGCCACCCTCTTCACCCCCGACCCCATCTTCTTCATCCTCAGTGTCTCTTGCTGGTGCCCCCTACACTGGAAAAGTCCACTTCTGCCACTGTGGCAAAGCCTACACTCTGAAGAGTATGCGTGACCGACATGTGAAGATGCAGCACCTCAATCTGCGGCCCTTCGGCTGTCCTGTTTGCACAAAGTCCTTCAAGATGAAGCACCATCTAACCAAGCACCTTAAGACTCACGGGGGGCTGCGGCCCTATGAGTGTGGCCTGTGTGGGAAGAAAGTCATATGGAGAGACAGCTTCCTCAGGCATCAGGCTCGATGTGAGAGACTTGCCTCCAGCTCCTCAGCCAACAGCAACAACGCaagcacagctgcagcagataTGGATGACAGCTACAGCTATGGGTTTGAAGACGGGGAGGCTTTTCTTGCAACAGGAGGACAAGTAAAAGTTGAGGAGGTGGAGTTCCATGGAGAGATGGAGGATGGGATGCGTGGCCTGTTGGGCAGCGTATCTGGGATTGTGGATGAGCTAAGAACTCAGTCACAAGATTTAAACACTGGTAGTCATGTTTTTAAAGAGGAGGCAAGTGAGAGCTTTAGCGGAAATTAA
- the mbpa gene encoding myelin basic protein isoform X4, translating to MATASTSGQSTFGLGRKKKTPGLMDQITKFFGGDKKKRSKGSFRGHLASSPQQSSARRRTNENAVVHFFRSFASSPRAESTKSPVRRRRDQSTLSRIFNLGDTKSRPPPKRWSTIF from the exons ATGGCTACGGCGAGCACCTCAGGGCAGAGCACCTTCGGACTCGGGAGGAAAAAGAAGACCCCTGGTCTCATGGATCAGATTACCAAGTTCTTTGGgggagacaaaaagaaaaggagcaag GGGTCGTTCCGAGGTCACCTGGCCTCCTCACCCCAGCAATCCTCCGCTCGCCGCCGGACCAATGAAAATGCTGTGGTGCATTTCTTCAGGAGCTTT GCCTCGTCGCCGCGTGCTGAGAGCACAAAGTCACCGGTCAGAAGACGCAGAGACCAAAGCACACTCTCCAGGATCTTCAACCTG GGAGATACCAAGTCCCGTCCACCCCCTAAACGCTGGAGCACCATCTTCTAA
- the mbpa gene encoding myelin basic protein isoform X5, with protein MATASTSGQSTFGLGRKKKTPGLMDQITKFFGGDKKKRSKGSFRGHLASSPQQSSARRRTNENAVVHFFRSFVSSPRPKSRASSPRAESTKSPVRRRRDQSTLSRIFNL; from the exons ATGGCTACGGCGAGCACCTCAGGGCAGAGCACCTTCGGACTCGGGAGGAAAAAGAAGACCCCTGGTCTCATGGATCAGATTACCAAGTTCTTTGGgggagacaaaaagaaaaggagcaag GGGTCGTTCCGAGGTCACCTGGCCTCCTCACCCCAGCAATCCTCCGCTCGCCGCCGGACCAATGAAAATGCTGTGGTGCATTTCTTCAGGAGCTTT GTTTCCTCTCCTCGTCCTAAATCCAGG GCCTCGTCGCCGCGTGCTGAGAGCACAAAGTCACCGGTCAGAAGACGCAGAGACCAAAGCACACTCTCCAGGATCTTCAACCTG TGA